A window of the Deinococcus aquiradiocola genome harbors these coding sequences:
- a CDS encoding FAD-dependent oxidoreductase → MSGESRMVPLPVAVPGERWDVIVAGGGTAGVFAGVSAARAGARTLVVEAFGSVGGSGTNAQVTPLMRNVSSGVNLNRGLTDDLKRRMIARGDGAVDPNGNDNWFNPEGMKYVLERMLLEAGARVLYHTHVVAPMLDGERLSGVIVHNKGGLQELRADVFVDATGDADLAVAAGVPFMAGDEDGVHQAMSLRFTLAGVNLARLNDFLGPLGQGSSDAAFLHFWMVWEKGSRLEPLFREAVARGVLLERDGDYFQAFSMPGRPGELSFNCPRIRADLNDGADPWHLSDAQVDGREGVERLLAFCRAFLPGCEDAYLAAYAPMVGVRESRRIRGEYVLTLDDILECRTFPDAVCRNHYPVDIHTVRSREKLQHTTTGDAPYFRKDTFHEIPFRAMLPIGVTNLLVPGRTASATFEAQSAIRVQQNCHSMGEAAGLAAATAAREHGGNVKAVDAARLRVELRALGANV, encoded by the coding sequence GTGAGCGGCGAGTCGCGGATGGTGCCGCTGCCGGTCGCCGTGCCGGGGGAGCGCTGGGACGTGATCGTGGCGGGCGGCGGGACGGCCGGGGTGTTCGCGGGCGTGTCGGCCGCGCGGGCGGGCGCGCGGACGCTGGTGGTGGAGGCGTTCGGCAGCGTGGGCGGCAGCGGCACGAACGCGCAGGTGACGCCGCTGATGCGCAACGTGAGCAGCGGCGTGAACCTCAACCGGGGCCTGACCGACGACCTGAAGCGCCGCATGATCGCGCGCGGCGACGGGGCCGTCGACCCGAACGGGAACGACAACTGGTTCAACCCGGAAGGCATGAAGTACGTGCTGGAACGGATGCTGCTGGAGGCGGGCGCACGGGTGCTGTACCACACGCACGTCGTGGCGCCCATGCTGGACGGCGAGCGGCTGAGCGGCGTGATCGTGCACAACAAGGGCGGCCTGCAGGAGTTGCGGGCGGACGTGTTCGTGGACGCGACGGGCGACGCGGACCTCGCGGTGGCGGCGGGCGTGCCGTTCATGGCGGGCGACGAGGACGGCGTGCATCAGGCGATGAGTCTGCGGTTCACGCTGGCGGGCGTGAACCTGGCGCGCCTGAACGATTTCCTGGGGCCGCTGGGGCAGGGCAGTTCGGACGCGGCGTTCCTGCATTTCTGGATGGTGTGGGAGAAGGGCAGCCGTCTGGAGCCGCTGTTCCGGGAGGCGGTGGCGCGCGGCGTGCTGCTGGAGCGCGACGGGGATTACTTCCAGGCGTTCAGCATGCCGGGCCGTCCGGGGGAGCTGAGCTTCAACTGTCCGCGGATTCGCGCGGACCTGAACGACGGGGCGGACCCGTGGCACCTGAGTGACGCGCAGGTGGACGGCCGGGAGGGCGTGGAGCGGCTGCTGGCGTTCTGCCGCGCGTTCCTGCCCGGCTGTGAGGACGCGTACCTCGCGGCGTACGCGCCGATGGTGGGGGTGCGCGAGTCGCGCCGCATCCGGGGTGAGTACGTGCTGACGCTGGACGACATCCTGGAGTGCCGGACCTTCCCGGACGCCGTGTGCCGCAACCATTACCCGGTGGACATTCACACGGTCCGGTCGCGGGAGAAGCTGCAGCACACCACGACGGGCGACGCGCCGTACTTCCGGAAGGACACCTTTCACGAGATTCCGTTCCGGGCGATGCTGCCGATTGGCGTCACGAACCTGCTCGTGCCGGGCCGCACGGCGAGCGCGACGTTCGAGGCGCAGTCCGCGATCCGGGTGCAGCAGAACTGCCACAGCATGGGGGAGGCGGCGGGGCTCGCGGCGGCGACGGCGGCGCGGGAGCACGGCGGGAACGTGAAGGCCGTGGACGCTGCCCGCCTGCGCGTGGAGTTGCGGGCGCTGGGAGCGAACGTATGA
- a CDS encoding putative bifunctional diguanylate cyclase/phosphodiesterase, translating to MHRSSTSSVAPPAQDGDAAATYFRVLDRMVDLSGAVRGLIAAPVRVGGPFEILSSRNVSPGLLQRLRHFTLLPGSELTAAVRTARPFLLSDAMRGELPPGSRLDRTLTAQLGPVLMLPVDVQGELLALVALNVPHGLPDAAVLADLLNASRDLLPDLRGAQLQRSELQADTMLEVLEEGVLLFDPAGRMLRANAAARRIAGVERDGDLPGAFDDRWGLMDVHGLPLPMHAYPVASAIRAGQSVRDIEAMYVRPDGRRIVVSINATPLVVDQTGRGAVVSFVDITARHHLQAQLRAQAMQDPLTGLPNRRALQVLLEQLCLQDAQGQTMLLLVCIERFKRISDRHGQQVAETLVQKVARRIQAHLAPNGTVAHLSGHEFVVLHPVRDEGHAEQLTCALLGALALPYEAAGVDVTPTFRAGFVLHPQDGFTPGELLRHADLALQQGRSGLDGHWQRFTPDLAASRHRRDRIETHLQTAIAQERLHVHYQPVTCLQNGRITSLEALLRWTDEELGVVSPAEFIPVAESTGLIRTLGQYVLREALRQVREWNSAATHPVSVNVNVSASQLHHATFPEEVRDALERAGVAAHHLTIEVTEAVAVNDLPNVTRHLQHLKRLGVRVALDDFGTGHSSLAVLNRLPIDILKLDRQFVQGVHLDHTKQVLLRNAVRLGLELGFQVVAEGVEVQPELEFLLGCDCTHVQGFLLARPAPPTAIALP from the coding sequence ATGCACCGATCCTCCACCTCCAGCGTCGCCCCTCCTGCCCAGGACGGTGACGCTGCCGCGACCTACTTCCGGGTGCTCGACCGGATGGTGGACCTGTCCGGTGCGGTCCGGGGGCTCATCGCCGCGCCCGTCCGGGTGGGCGGGCCGTTCGAGATCCTGTCCAGCCGGAACGTGTCGCCGGGGCTGCTGCAGCGTCTGCGGCACTTCACGCTGCTGCCGGGCAGCGAACTCACGGCGGCCGTCCGGACCGCGCGGCCCTTCCTGCTGTCAGACGCCATGCGCGGCGAGCTGCCGCCGGGCAGCCGCCTGGACCGCACGCTGACCGCGCAGCTGGGACCGGTGCTGATGCTGCCGGTCGACGTGCAGGGCGAACTGCTGGCCCTCGTGGCCCTGAACGTCCCGCACGGCCTGCCGGACGCTGCGGTCCTGGCGGACCTCCTGAATGCCAGCCGCGACCTGCTGCCGGACCTGCGGGGAGCGCAGCTGCAGCGCAGCGAACTGCAGGCCGACACCATGCTGGAGGTGCTGGAGGAGGGCGTGCTGCTGTTCGACCCGGCGGGACGGATGCTGCGCGCCAACGCGGCCGCTCGGCGCATCGCGGGCGTGGAGCGGGACGGCGACCTGCCCGGCGCCTTCGATGACCGCTGGGGGCTGATGGACGTGCACGGCCTCCCCCTCCCGATGCACGCCTACCCGGTCGCGAGCGCCATCCGGGCCGGGCAGTCGGTGCGGGACATCGAGGCGATGTACGTCCGCCCGGACGGTCGGCGGATCGTGGTGTCGATCAACGCCACGCCGCTCGTGGTGGACCAGACGGGACGGGGCGCGGTCGTGTCGTTCGTGGACATCACCGCGAGGCATCACCTGCAGGCGCAGTTACGGGCGCAGGCCATGCAGGACCCGCTGACCGGCCTTCCGAACCGCCGGGCCCTGCAGGTCCTGCTGGAGCAGCTGTGCCTGCAGGACGCGCAGGGCCAGACGATGCTGCTGCTCGTCTGCATCGAGCGCTTCAAACGCATTTCGGACCGGCACGGGCAGCAGGTCGCGGAGACGCTGGTGCAAAAGGTCGCGCGGCGCATCCAGGCGCATCTGGCGCCGAACGGGACGGTCGCGCACCTGTCCGGGCACGAGTTCGTGGTGCTGCACCCGGTGCGTGACGAGGGGCACGCGGAACAGCTGACCTGCGCCCTGCTGGGCGCGCTCGCACTGCCTTACGAGGCGGCCGGGGTGGACGTCACGCCCACCTTCCGGGCGGGGTTCGTGCTACACCCGCAGGACGGCTTCACGCCCGGCGAACTGCTGCGGCACGCGGACCTCGCCCTGCAGCAGGGACGGTCCGGCCTGGACGGCCACTGGCAGCGGTTCACGCCGGACCTCGCGGCGTCACGGCACCGCCGCGACCGGATCGAGACGCACCTGCAGACCGCCATCGCCCAGGAACGCCTGCACGTGCATTACCAGCCGGTCACCTGCCTGCAGAACGGCCGGATCACCTCGCTGGAGGCCCTGCTGCGCTGGACGGACGAGGAACTTGGCGTGGTCAGCCCCGCCGAGTTCATTCCCGTGGCGGAAAGCACCGGCCTGATCCGGACGCTCGGACAGTACGTGCTGCGAGAGGCGCTGCGGCAGGTGCGCGAATGGAACAGTGCGGCCACCCACCCGGTCAGCGTGAACGTCAACGTGAGCGCCTCGCAGCTGCACCACGCGACCTTCCCGGAGGAGGTCCGGGACGCGCTGGAACGCGCGGGCGTCGCCGCGCACCACCTGACGATCGAAGTGACGGAGGCCGTCGCCGTGAACGACCTGCCGAACGTGACCCGGCACCTGCAGCACCTGAAACGCCTGGGGGTGCGGGTCGCACTCGACGATTTCGGCACCGGGCACTCCAGCCTCGCGGTGCTGAACCGCCTCCCGATCGACATCCTGAAGCTCGACCGGCAGTTCGTGCAGGGCGTGCACCTCGACCACACCAAGCAGGTCCTGCTGCGAAACGCCGTCCGGCTCGGGCTGGAGCTGGGCTTCCAGGTGGTGGCGGAGGGCGTGGAGGTGCAGCCGGAACTGGAGTTCCTGCTCGGCTGCGACTGCACGCACGTGCAGGGCTTCCTGCTCGCGCGGCCCGCGCCGCCCACCGCGATCGCCCTGCCCTGA
- a CDS encoding aldo/keto reductase translates to MKTMKLGSSDLQVPVVAVGCMRLDSLSRTDAERFVQSALDVGANFFDHADIYGGGECERIFADAVGMSASTREKLILQSKCGIRKGMFDFSKEHILASVDGILERLRTDYLDVLLLHRPDALVEPDEVAAAFDELERSGKVRHFGVSNQTPMQIELLKRSVRQPLVANQLQLSITNATMITRGFNVNMENAEAVDRDGGILDYCRLHDITIQPWSPFQFGFFEGVFLDHPKFPELNAKIDEVAARHGVSNTTIAIAWLLRHPAHMQPVTGTTNPDRLRDCVRAADVQLSREDWYGILLAAGNTLP, encoded by the coding sequence ATGAAGACCATGAAACTCGGTTCCAGTGACCTGCAGGTCCCCGTCGTCGCCGTCGGCTGCATGCGCCTCGACTCGCTCAGCCGCACCGACGCGGAACGCTTCGTGCAGTCCGCCCTCGACGTCGGCGCGAACTTCTTCGACCACGCCGACATCTACGGCGGCGGCGAATGCGAACGCATCTTCGCCGACGCCGTCGGCATGTCCGCCAGCACCCGCGAGAAGCTCATCCTGCAGAGCAAGTGCGGCATCCGCAAAGGCATGTTCGACTTCAGCAAGGAACACATCCTCGCGTCCGTGGACGGCATCCTTGAACGCCTGCGCACCGACTACCTCGACGTGCTCCTCCTGCACCGCCCCGACGCGCTCGTGGAACCCGACGAGGTCGCCGCCGCCTTCGACGAACTGGAGCGCAGCGGCAAGGTCCGGCACTTCGGCGTCTCCAACCAGACGCCCATGCAGATCGAACTCCTGAAACGCAGCGTGCGCCAGCCGCTCGTCGCGAACCAGCTGCAGCTCAGCATCACCAACGCCACCATGATCACGCGCGGCTTCAACGTCAACATGGAAAACGCAGAGGCCGTCGACCGCGACGGCGGCATCCTCGACTACTGCCGCCTGCACGACATCACCATCCAGCCGTGGTCGCCCTTCCAGTTCGGCTTCTTCGAGGGCGTGTTCCTCGACCATCCCAAGTTCCCGGAACTGAACGCCAAGATCGACGAGGTCGCCGCCCGTCACGGCGTCAGCAACACCACCATCGCCATCGCGTGGCTGCTGCGCCACCCGGCGCACATGCAGCCCGTCACCGGCACCACCAACCCCGACCGCCTGCGCGACTGCGTGCGCGCCGCCGACGTGCAGCTCTCCCGCGAGGACTGGTACGGCATCCTGCTCGCCGCCGGAAACACCCTCCCCTGA
- a CDS encoding MurR/RpiR family transcriptional regulator — protein MGAVLNPAQGGALVRLRAQDRLPPALARIGARILEHPQGVLLQSVTELSLAAHAGEASVIRLCRELGFKGFQDFKLALAADLAVTPQEDGDPVSAHGILARSAQLAHGAVTDTLKVLDPQALERAAEALSGASQVLVTGQGASGVTAQDYAYKLLRLGLNVTTTADPHLAAMLAATLPADGAVIGITRSGSTIDTVHVLRIACERHLHTIAVTQRPLSPVTALAGVVLHSARPEGPLAGGSVASKISEMLVLEALFTLIATRRPGAEDAVSSTAAAVVEKSF, from the coding sequence GTGGGAGCCGTCCTGAACCCCGCGCAGGGCGGCGCGCTCGTGCGGCTGCGCGCCCAGGACCGCCTGCCGCCCGCCCTTGCCCGCATCGGTGCGCGCATCCTGGAACACCCGCAGGGCGTGCTGCTGCAGAGCGTGACGGAACTGTCCCTCGCGGCCCACGCGGGCGAGGCGAGCGTGATCCGCCTGTGCCGCGAGCTGGGCTTCAAGGGCTTCCAGGACTTCAAGCTCGCGCTGGCCGCCGACCTCGCCGTCACGCCGCAGGAGGACGGCGACCCCGTCAGCGCGCACGGCATCCTCGCGCGCAGCGCACAGCTCGCGCACGGCGCGGTGACCGACACCCTCAAGGTTCTCGACCCGCAGGCGCTCGAACGGGCGGCAGAGGCGCTCTCGGGCGCGTCGCAGGTGCTCGTGACGGGGCAGGGCGCGAGCGGCGTGACGGCGCAGGACTACGCGTACAAGCTGCTGCGGCTCGGGCTGAACGTCACCACGACGGCCGATCCGCACCTCGCCGCGATGCTCGCCGCGACCCTCCCGGCGGACGGCGCCGTGATCGGTATCACCCGGTCCGGCAGCACCATCGACACGGTGCACGTCCTGCGGATCGCCTGCGAGCGTCACCTGCACACCATCGCGGTCACGCAGCGTCCGCTGAGTCCGGTCACGGCCCTGGCGGGCGTGGTGCTGCATTCCGCCCGCCCGGAGGGACCGCTGGCGGGCGGGTCGGTCGCCAGCAAGATCAGCGAGATGCTGGTGCTGGAGGCGCTCTTCACGCTCATCGCGACGCGCCGGCCGGGCGCCGAGGACGCCGTTTCGAGCACGGCCGCCGCGGTCGTCGAGAAGAGCTTCTGA
- a CDS encoding DUF4127 family protein translates to MTRVLLVPPDTRPPTLSHPVQLGALAGAEVRTPPPEALPSFHTPGDVRALAAWLEREAGSADVLIVCLETLTLGGMIPARRVNDALEAVLERLTLLERLHAAHPALRILAFGVVVRVAHDNDPHEEKPYYGEWGAALRAYSAAFDRHARHGDMERAALDGARAAVPPDVLTDWVGTRARNHALHVAALDLLARGTLAHLCLTLDDTSEYGLAAHDRRALEGRADALGVWERFDIYPGADEVPATLMARALLPGPSRVFVRYSGTLGAGAGLIYEDRPAGELVRAHLRAAHCRPVARPEDAEFVLAVNTPGERQANRQPDLAVVDTPARHLPAFVDDLRDDLAAGRAVSVADIAYPNGAERRLWTLLDAVPLAQLSGYAAWNTAGNTLGSAIAFGRLAALARGPERRRAQLEAVFARMVDDALYQSFVRPEVRAQLRDPSPFDLGEQRGEAETQLRARITPLARALWERHFAGSGHALGWGEPHLAWPRLFTGVFPLEVT, encoded by the coding sequence ATGACGCGGGTGCTGCTCGTCCCGCCGGACACGCGCCCGCCGACCCTGTCGCACCCGGTGCAGCTGGGCGCGCTGGCGGGCGCGGAGGTGCGGACGCCGCCGCCGGAGGCGCTGCCGTCCTTTCACACGCCGGGCGATGTGCGCGCGCTGGCCGCGTGGCTGGAGCGGGAGGCGGGCTCGGCGGACGTGCTGATCGTGTGCCTGGAGACGCTGACGCTCGGCGGGATGATCCCGGCCCGGCGTGTGAACGACGCCCTGGAGGCGGTGCTGGAACGCCTGACGCTGCTGGAGCGCCTGCACGCGGCGCATCCGGCGCTGCGGATCCTGGCGTTCGGGGTGGTGGTGCGCGTCGCGCACGACAACGACCCGCACGAGGAGAAGCCGTACTACGGCGAGTGGGGCGCGGCCCTGCGGGCGTACAGCGCGGCCTTCGACCGGCACGCGCGGCACGGGGACATGGAGCGTGCCGCTCTGGACGGGGCGCGCGCGGCCGTCCCGCCGGACGTGCTGACCGACTGGGTGGGCACGCGGGCCCGCAATCACGCGCTGCACGTCGCGGCGCTGGACCTGCTGGCGCGCGGGACGCTCGCGCACCTGTGCCTGACGCTCGACGACACGAGCGAGTACGGGCTGGCCGCGCACGACCGCCGCGCGCTGGAAGGCCGCGCGGACGCGCTCGGCGTGTGGGAGAGGTTCGACATCTACCCCGGCGCGGACGAGGTGCCCGCCACCCTGATGGCACGCGCCCTGCTGCCGGGGCCGTCGCGGGTGTTCGTGCGGTACAGCGGCACACTCGGCGCGGGCGCGGGCCTGATCTACGAGGACCGCCCGGCGGGAGAGCTCGTGCGGGCGCACCTGCGGGCCGCGCACTGCCGTCCCGTCGCCCGGCCGGAGGACGCGGAGTTCGTGCTGGCCGTGAACACGCCCGGCGAGCGGCAGGCGAACCGGCAGCCGGACCTCGCGGTGGTGGACACGCCCGCGCGGCACCTGCCGGCCTTCGTGGACGACCTGCGGGACGATCTCGCGGCGGGGCGCGCGGTGAGCGTCGCGGACATCGCGTACCCGAACGGCGCGGAGCGCCGCCTGTGGACGCTGCTGGACGCGGTGCCGCTCGCGCAGCTGAGCGGGTACGCGGCGTGGAACACGGCCGGGAACACGCTCGGGTCGGCGATCGCCTTCGGTCGTCTCGCGGCGCTCGCGCGTGGCCCGGAGCGGCGGCGCGCTCAGCTGGAGGCGGTGTTCGCGCGGATGGTGGACGACGCGCTGTACCAGTCGTTCGTGCGTCCGGAGGTGCGCGCACAGTTGCGCGACCCTTCCCCGTTCGACCTGGGGGAGCAGCGCGGCGAGGCTGAAACGCAGCTGCGGGCGCGGATCACGCCGCTCGCGCGGGCGCTGTGGGAGCGGCACTTCGCGGGGAGCGGGCACGCGCTCGGGTGGGGGGAGCCGCACCTGGCGTGGCCGCGCCTCTTCACGGGCGTGTTCCCGCTGGAGGTGACGTGA
- a CDS encoding ROK family protein, producing MPVLSFDIGGTGTRVALVDGAVVLERAQVVTPRPATPDAVLAAAVALAAPLAGRADAVGVACAGAVTDGHVTATAVATFPGWTDVPLAPRITSALGLPARVLNDARAAAWGEARAGAGRGVSEFMFVTVSTGVGAGLVLGGRLHLAANGLDAELGFTYLPLPPWDEDGGVSPEPVTLTGVGTLAALEHQASGTALGRAATRLGLPGARELADAALLGDPAGAAIVQRSAALVAWRCADAAALLGVTRVALGGSVGLRPEYLHQVREALGAFPARYRPEVRAAELGGDAGLIGAALWAWEPS from the coding sequence ATGCCGGTCCTGAGTTTCGACATCGGCGGGACCGGCACGCGCGTGGCCCTGGTGGACGGCGCGGTGGTGCTGGAGCGCGCGCAGGTCGTCACGCCCAGGCCGGCCACACCGGACGCCGTGCTGGCCGCCGCCGTGGCGCTTGCCGCGCCGCTGGCGGGCCGGGCGGACGCGGTGGGGGTGGCGTGTGCGGGCGCCGTGACGGACGGGCACGTGACCGCGACGGCCGTCGCGACGTTTCCCGGGTGGACGGACGTGCCGCTCGCGCCGCGGATCACGTCGGCGCTGGGCCTGCCGGCCCGCGTGCTGAACGACGCGCGGGCGGCCGCGTGGGGGGAGGCGCGGGCGGGCGCGGGGCGCGGCGTGAGCGAGTTCATGTTCGTGACGGTCAGCACCGGCGTCGGCGCGGGCCTGGTGCTGGGCGGGCGGCTGCACCTGGCCGCGAACGGCCTGGACGCCGAACTCGGGTTCACGTACCTGCCGCTTCCTCCCTGGGACGAGGACGGAGGAGTGAGTCCGGAGCCGGTCACGCTGACTGGCGTGGGAACGCTCGCGGCGCTGGAGCACCAGGCGAGCGGCACGGCCCTGGGCCGGGCGGCCACCCGGCTGGGCCTGCCGGGCGCGCGGGAACTCGCGGACGCGGCCCTGCTGGGCGACCCGGCGGGCGCGGCGATCGTGCAGCGCAGCGCGGCGCTGGTCGCGTGGCGCTGCGCGGACGCGGCGGCCCTGCTGGGCGTGACGCGCGTCGCGCTGGGCGGCAGCGTCGGCCTGCGCCCCGAGTACCTGCACCAGGTCCGCGAGGCCCTCGGGGCCTTCCCCGCCCGGTACCGGCCGGAGGTGAGGGCCGCTGAGCTGGGTGGGGACGCCGGACTGATCGGCGCGGCCCTCTGGGCGTGGGAGCCGTCCTGA
- a CDS encoding phosphatase PAP2 family protein, with translation MNGEGRGWTWSWAWSAVAVPLVAMLPLAHGWAGDQSLLNALATGHSTPGTLLAVLVTNLGSPQVVLLLAVLLAAVLWWRGRRRWAVVLLVNVLLVSAANEAVKQVVRRPVAQVQGQTVRTARQAHIREHLTVQSPPLPRTVYAFPSGHAAGSSALLLSVAAFGWRSPRRWWWASGAAALVLLVGWSRVYLGAHYPTDVLAGWCLGTATTAATLLTLRGVARNRD, from the coding sequence ATGAACGGCGAGGGGAGAGGGTGGACTTGGAGCTGGGCGTGGTCGGCAGTGGCCGTGCCGCTCGTGGCGATGCTGCCGCTCGCGCACGGGTGGGCGGGCGACCAGTCGCTCCTGAACGCACTGGCGACCGGGCACAGCACGCCGGGCACGCTGCTGGCGGTGCTCGTCACGAACCTCGGCAGCCCTCAGGTGGTGCTGCTGCTCGCGGTGCTGCTGGCAGCCGTCCTGTGGTGGCGCGGGCGTCGCCGCTGGGCCGTGGTGCTGCTCGTGAACGTGCTGCTGGTGAGCGCCGCGAACGAGGCCGTGAAGCAGGTGGTGCGGCGGCCTGTGGCGCAGGTGCAGGGTCAGACGGTCCGTACCGCGCGGCAGGCCCACATCCGCGAGCACCTCACCGTGCAGTCGCCGCCCCTGCCGCGCACCGTGTACGCCTTCCCGAGCGGTCACGCGGCCGGATCGTCCGCACTGCTGCTCAGCGTGGCGGCATTCGGGTGGCGCTCGCCGCGCCGCTGGTGGTGGGCGTCCGGTGCAGCTGCACTCGTCCTGCTGGTCGGGTGGAGTCGCGTGTACCTCGGCGCGCACTACCCGACGGACGTCCTGGCGGGGTGGTGCCTGGGCACGGCGACCACCGCCGCGACCCTCCTCACGCTGCGCGGTGTCGCCCGGAACCGGGACTGA
- a CDS encoding phosphatase PAP2 family protein — MLSRTRDDLLPFVRTHWRALLTLLALVLVPLGLFAHLVHEVFREGGFGWDQAVLNLYANHRTPALTRVAETLGVVGGTAVLPFVVLAIAWGLARVGGRPHAWFLVLSVSGATLLNVAAKVVFRRPRPDELLSVLAEPGFSFPSGHAMANAAFGAAIALIFWRSRAGWPATILGTLWAVAVGVSRNYLGVHYPSDVLAGWTASVAWVTGLHLLMVRRWPHLRQSPLGRQDTRTPAGPAR, encoded by the coding sequence ATGCTTTCCCGTACCCGCGACGACCTCCTGCCCTTCGTGCGCACGCACTGGCGCGCCCTTCTCACGCTCCTGGCGCTGGTGCTCGTGCCGCTCGGGCTGTTCGCGCACCTCGTGCACGAGGTCTTCCGCGAGGGCGGCTTCGGCTGGGATCAGGCGGTCCTGAACCTGTACGCGAATCACCGGACGCCTGCCCTGACGCGCGTGGCCGAGACGCTCGGCGTGGTGGGCGGCACGGCGGTCCTGCCGTTCGTCGTGCTGGCCATCGCGTGGGGTCTCGCGCGGGTGGGCGGACGCCCGCACGCGTGGTTCCTGGTCCTGAGCGTGAGCGGCGCCACCCTGCTGAACGTCGCCGCGAAGGTCGTGTTCCGGCGGCCCCGCCCCGACGAACTCCTGTCGGTGCTGGCGGAACCCGGCTTCAGTTTCCCCAGCGGGCACGCCATGGCGAACGCCGCCTTCGGTGCGGCGATCGCCCTGATCTTCTGGAGGTCTCGCGCCGGGTGGCCCGCCACCATCCTCGGGACGCTGTGGGCCGTGGCGGTCGGCGTGAGCCGCAACTACCTGGGGGTGCACTACCCGTCGGACGTGCTCGCCGGATGGACGGCCAGCGTGGCGTGGGTGACCGGCCTGCACCTGCTGATGGTGCGGCGCTGGCCTCACCTGCGGCAGTCCCCGCTCGGCCGTCAGGACACCCGTACGCCCGCCGGACCGGCCCGGTAA
- a CDS encoding VIT1/CCC1 transporter family protein, translating into MTAPQPRPGTTQGLPQANVTPESAPSHTDDQSFILQKIQPALLGLMDGSVSTLAPIFATAGLTGKPLDAFYVGLAASVGAGISMGLAEALSDDGVVSGRGHPTVRGIITGIATILGGMLHTLPFLLPDLRTALMLAYIVVLIELILISFIKYRYMRSPLVQTVLQVVVGGAVVFGVGVWLGRLGAAG; encoded by the coding sequence ATGACCGCGCCCCAGCCCCGACCCGGCACCACCCAGGGCCTCCCGCAGGCCAACGTCACCCCCGAAAGCGCTCCCAGCCACACGGACGACCAGAGCTTCATCCTCCAGAAGATCCAGCCCGCCCTGCTCGGCCTGATGGACGGCTCCGTCAGCACCCTCGCCCCGATCTTCGCGACCGCCGGCCTGACCGGAAAACCCCTCGATGCCTTCTACGTCGGCCTTGCCGCCAGCGTCGGCGCGGGCATCAGCATGGGTCTCGCCGAAGCGCTCAGCGACGACGGCGTCGTCTCCGGACGCGGCCACCCCACCGTGCGCGGCATCATCACCGGCATCGCCACCATCCTCGGCGGCATGCTCCACACCCTCCCGTTCCTGCTCCCCGACCTGCGGACCGCCCTGATGCTCGCGTACATCGTCGTGCTCATCGAACTGATCCTGATCAGCTTCATCAAGTACCGCTACATGCGCAGCCCGCTCGTACAGACCGTCCTGCAGGTCGTGGTGGGCGGAGCCGTCGTGTTCGGCGTGGGCGTCTGGCTCGGCAGGCTCGGCGCGGCAGGCTGA